The following proteins come from a genomic window of Lineus longissimus chromosome 18, tnLinLong1.2, whole genome shotgun sequence:
- the LOC135502509 gene encoding lachesin-like, with the protein MANFVQLVVLVVFFSFYTVLSNKITSNIVTETKSAGMDGKLSCTILSRSRSKVIWQKINGDTASPISMDEDITVRNPRLMSGKTKYEVLVTPAASKGWVFTLVVRALQSTDSGTYQCMLMIDGLDFDSYARQSGLLIVQSPPSIDETASTPRLDVTEGTDAILNCEASGVPAPKISWSRPNGKPLPGGQTTYYGNQILLKNIGDAVSGVYRCKADNNVRPPAVHDITVQVFHKPRVTPFRRAVGQAPDKNYEVELACIITGSPQPDMTWYKISGDARYAILDDNKHEVNTLLMPPGGSTNDGDFMMTLRIANLQMNDYGEYSCSANNIYGTSSQSVEVFYTPTCQGPLCSRSSVVGSADITQPLTALTITMAAVVISVLHV; encoded by the exons ATGGCGAACTTTGTCCAGTTGGTTGTTTTGGTGGTGTTTTTCAGCTTTTATACGG ttctttccaacaaaatcaCGAGCAACATCGTGACAGAAACCAAGTCGGCGGGAATGGATGGAAAACTTAGCTGTACCATCCTTTCAAGAAGTAGGTCAAAG GTCATCTGGCAGAAAATAAACGGCGATACGGCCTCGCCGATATCTATGGATGAAGATATCACCGTCCGAAACCCGCGGCTCATGAGTGGGAAAACCAAATATGAAGTGTTGGTGACCCCAGCTGCCTCCAAAGGCTGGGTTTTCACGTTGGTGGTGCGGGCATTGCAAAGCACGGATTCTGGCACTTATCAATGCATGCTTATGATCGATGGATTAGACTTCGATTCCTATGCCAGACAGAGTGGACTTCTCATTGTACAGT CACCGCCAAGTATTGATGAAACAGCATCGACTCCTCGTCTTGATGTCACCGAGGGCACAGATGCGATCCTTAACTGCGAGGCGTCCGGAGTCCCAGCGCCGAAGATATCGTGGTCGAGACCCAACGGTAAGCCACTCCCTGGCGGCCAAACGACGTACTACGGCAACCAGATCCTGCTGAAGAATATCGGCGACGCGGTTTCGGGGGTGTATAGGTGCAAGGCAGACAACAACGTCAGGCCACCGGCCGTCCATGACATCACAGTCCAGGTTTTCCACAAACCCAGGGTGACACCCTTTCGTCGTGCTGTTGGACAAGCGCCAGATAAAAACTACGAGGTCGAACTCGCGTGCATTATAACAG GAAGTCCACAACCGGATATGACGTGGTATAAGATCAGCGGAGATGCCCGATACGCCATCTTGGACGACAACAAGCACGAGGTTAATACTCTACTAATGCCACCAGGCGGCAGCACCAATGACGGCGATTTTATGATGACGTTACGAATTGCCAACCTGCAAATGAATGATTACGGGGAGTATTCTTGCTCGGCGAACAATATCTATGGAACGAGTAGCCAATCCGTAGAAGTGTTTT ACACCCCAACTTGCCAGGGACCGCTCTGTTCACGTTCTTCGGTTGTTGGATCTGCTGACATCACGCAGCCGCTGACCGCACTAACAATAACAATGGCGGCAGTTGTTATTTCCGTATTGCACGTGTAG
- the LOC135502510 gene encoding uncharacterized protein LOC135502510, whose protein sequence is MEWFWIFAFTMAAVCLVGGLVWSILWRKRENRALLEALILHEEDLASRRASRRLSEISQATTQEVGVRPSATPSASSCQSLPSTSSKDRLYQANNNEMEMAVMATPTVADDNSVDNGRVTPCDSDWRASPRTTESNTVDTDFTGSVSSRPTSASSGNTSNKGDATEIDNNNWATPAVTFSDATKRGNWKVNRKSRLEADDDSKDAKYKLMQNENYDASRVSGTVRSTDQDPEKGLILNPAQSSDESEDEVSFSTKM, encoded by the exons ATGGAGTGGTTTTG GATCTTCGCCTTCACGATGGCGGCGGTTTGCTTAGTCGGCGGCCTGGTGTGGAGCATCCTCTGGCGGAAGAGGGAAAACAGGGCCCtac TGGAAGCACTCATTTTGCACGAGGAAGATTTGGCGTCCCGGCGTGCCAGCCGACGACTGTCTGAAATCAGTCAAGCGACCACACAAGAGGTCGGAGTAAGGCCTTCCGCCACCCCATCCGCATCGAGCTGTCAATCACTCCCGAGCACATCCAGTAAGGACAGACTGTATCAGGCCAACAATAATGAGATGGAGATGGCAGTGATGGCCACGCCCACTGTTGCAGATGACAATTCGGTTGACAATGGTCGAGTCACGCCTTGCGACTCTGATTGGCGGGCAAGTCCCCGCACTACTGAGAGTAATACGGTCGATACCGACTTCACCGGCAGTGTGAGCTCCCGTCCTACATCTGCATCGAGCGGAAATACGTCAAACAAGGGGGATGCAACGGAAATTGACAACAACAACTGGGCCACGCCCGCTGTAACATTCAGCGACGCCACCAAGCGGGGAAACTGGAAAGTAAATCGGAAGTCGCGGCTGGAGGCAGACGACGATTCGAAGGATGCTAAGTATAAACTGATGCAGAATGAAAATTATGATGCTTCGAGGGTGTCAGGGACTGTAAGGTCGACAGATCAGGATCCTGAGAAGGGCCTGATCTTGAATCCCGCGCAGTCCTCCGACGAGTCAGAGGACGAAGTCTCCTTCTCAACTAAGATGTAA
- the LOC135502278 gene encoding leucine-rich repeat neuronal protein 1-like, whose product MAARTTLFMCACVFYAIAVPAKGICPDGCFCVAFETDCSGIELTEFPSESKIWKGTEYLYLNDNNLDTVARIDLPNLDEYKLEKNRILNIEWDAFDGVPKLVKLNLSQNLISDLVKQEFSSLSVLENLDLSYNKLRRIGELAFNGMFLKKLEELDLSHNEIESIDTDSFAGLKTLKYLWLNNNKLKSIQHRHFNGVENLWYLFLHSNQLQTIGDKSFYPMENLVTLTLNKNALKSVQKMALYNLKNVEKLDISDNQLTDVPVEALDDLLSLTSLNMGGNPITNLAKGDFPHTHNQLVNLVLSNMANLQNVEAGAFDNLPNLANVNISNNPKLTSLPPTLFFMSFHKLRNVDLSNNSLSVLDRQLLPWEKLFTLSVTGNKWRCDCTCRWMKNYTFEMDLRCASPRHLAGRMMDDIPEYELFCADPEDNRGGKQRALRISLSAGALILSIFIILAVLFKVRKRLPCFKGAIKYIALYNNDPHNDHSGVVVTFRGDKVETKSAGVEIEKDML is encoded by the exons atggccgccagaacaACACTTTTCATGTGCGCATGCGTTTTCTACGCCATCGCGGTCCCTGCCAAGGGTATTTGTCCCGATGGATGTTTCTGTGTGGCTTTCGAAACAGACTGTTCAGGAATAGAACTGACGGAATTCCCGAGTGAGAGTAAAATATGGAAGGGGACTGAATACCTTTATCTCAATGATAATAATCTCGACACTGTTGCACGAATAGACCTACCGAACTTAGATGAATACAAACTGGAGAAGAACCGGATTCTAAACATTGAATGGGATGCTTTCGATGGCGTTCCAAAATTAGTCAAGCTCAACCTGTCGCAAAACTTGATATCCGACCTTGTAAAGCAGGAATTTTCATCACTTTCTGTGTTAGAAAACTTGGACTTGAGCTATAATAAACTAAGAAGAATAGGCGAATTGGCTTTTAATGGGATGTTCCTGAAGAAACTGGAGGAACTGGACTTGTCGCATAACGAAATCGAATCAATAGACACAGACTCGTTCGCGGGATTAAAAACATTAAAATATTTGTGGCTGAATAATAACAAACTGAAAAGCATCCAACACCGCCATTTTAATGGCGTTGAGAACCTGTGGTATCTGTTTCTCCATAGCAACCAGTTGCAGACGATAGGAGACAAAAGCTTCTACCCAATGGAAAATttagtgaccttgaccctgaacAAGAACGCTTTGAAAAGTGTTCAAAAGATGGCGCTGTACAACTTGAAAAATGTTGAGAAACTGGATATTTCGGATAACCAGCTCACGGATGTTCCAGTCGAGGCATTGGATGACCTCTTGTCTTTGACGTCCCTGAACATGGGTGGGAACCCCATAACGAATTTAGCGAAGGGCGATTTTCCGCACACACATAACCAGCTGGTAAACCTGGTACTCTCCAATATGGCAAACTTACAGAACGTTGAGGCGGGCGCTTTTGACAATTTACCAAATTTAGCAAATGTAAACATATCCAACAACCCAAAGTTGACGTCATTACCCCCCACGCTGTTCTTCATGAGCTTCCACAAACTCAGAAACGTAGATTTAAGCAACAATAGCTTGTCCGTACTCGACCGACAGCTGCTGCCATGGGAGAAGTTGTTTACACTCTCTGTCACCGGAAACAAGTGGCGCTGTGATTGCACCTGTCGGTGGATGAAGAACTACACGTTTGAGATGGATCTACG GTGCGCGTCGCCGAGACATTTGGCCGGACGTATGATGGACGACATCCCAGAGTACGAGCTCTTCTGCGCCGATCCCGAAGACAACCGCGGCGGGAAACAACGGGCCTTACGGATTAGCCTCTCCGCCGGGGCCCTCATCCTCAGCATATTCATCATCCTCGCTGTACTCTTCAAGGTCAGGAAGCGCCTGCCTTGCTTCAAGGGAGCTATTAAGTACATTGCGTTGTATAACAACGACCCGCATAATGATCACAGTGGGGTTGTCGTGACCTTCAGAGGTGACAAGGTCGAGACGAAATCCGCTGGTGTTGAAATTGAGAAGGACATGCTGTAA